One Paroedura picta isolate Pp20150507F chromosome 3, Ppicta_v3.0, whole genome shotgun sequence genomic window carries:
- the CD63 gene encoding CD63 antigen: MGVEGGLKCVRFLVFFFNFVFWLCGIALIALAVFVQKQLNNTITISDLSASGVPIVILIVGVIIFFIAFFGCCGAWKENYCMVTTFAVLLTLIFLVEIAAAIAGYIFRNEITPAVDKYIREDMRQYRTNGTFKNDLDNLQKEFACCGAANFTDWFNVPGFNRTVPPSCCKSNTTDCTRNPTSENTNEVGCVSKIESWLKKHIVIVAGVALGIAFFELLGIIFACCLMKGIRSGYEVM, translated from the exons ATGGGGGTTGAAGGTGGCTTGAAATGTGTCCGGTTCTTGGTTTTCTTCTTCAACTTTGTATTCTGG CTCTGCGGCATCGCTCTCATTGCCCTGGCGGTTTTTGTACAGAAGCAGCTGAATAACACCATAACGATATCCGACTTGTCTGCTTCAGGAGTGCCCATTGTTATCCTGATCGTGGGCGTTATCATCTTCTTCATTGCTTTCTTCGGCTGCTGTGGAGCATGGAAAGAGAACTACTGCATGGTCACCACG TTTGCTGTCCTTCTGACCTTGATCTTCCTGGTGGAGATTGCTGCGGCCATTGCTGGCTACATCTTCAGGAACGAG atcACGCCAGCGGTTGATAAGTACATCAGGGAAGATATGAGACAATACCGCACCAATGGAACGTTCAAAAACGATTTGGACAACCTGCAGAAGGAA TTTGCTTGCTGTGGAGCTGCCAACTTCACGGACTGGTTTAACGTACCAGGTTTCAACCGTACCGTGCCTCCGTCATGCTGTAAATCCAACACAACTGATTGTACCAGGAACCCAACTAGTGAGAACACCAACGAAGTG GGCTGTGTGTCAAAAATAGAAAGCTGGCTGAAGAAACACATCGTAATTGTTGCTGGAGTGGCGCTGGGCATTGCCTTCTTCGAG CTCCTTGGTATCATCTTTGCCTGCTGTCTCATGAAAGGAATCCGCAGCGGCTACGAGGTCATGTAG